ACGGGGAAATCTTCCATGTGGAAATCGTATCTCATTCCCTGCAGATTGAAGGAGATCAGCAGGCGCAGATTGTTCTTATCAATGATGTTACCGAGAGACTCAAAGCTGAGGAAGCATTGAAAAGAAACGAAGAGAGCCTCAGTATTACTCTTAACAGTATCGGTGATGCAGTGATTGCGGCCGATCACAGGGCACAGATTATACGCATGAACCCCGCTGCAGAAAAGATGACAGGGTGGAGCTCACAGGAAGCCTCGGGAAAGTGTCTCTGGCAGATATGCCGTATCACTAAGAAAGGTTCTGATGACAACCTGCTTCCATTCATCTTTTCTATAAAAGACTTCAACTCATCTGTAGATCCACTCATTCTCATTGGAAAGACCGGAAAAGAGCTGCTGATTAGCTGCAACAGTACTCCAATTATCTCACGTGAAGGAGAATCTGAGGGCATAGTGCTTGTCCTGCAGGATATCACAGAACGCAGTCATCTTGAGGAACAATTGAGACAATCACAGAAACTGGAGCTGATCGGACAGCTTGCAGGAGGCATAGCTCATGATTTCAATAACATCCTCCTGCCAATAGTCGCTTATGCCGACTTTGTACTTCAAAAGCTTGGTGAAGACCACCCGGAAGCTGAAAACCTCAAGGAAATTATCAGTGCAGCCGACAGGGCAAAAAACCTGGTAAACCAGCTCCTGGCCTTCAGTCGAAAGCAACTCCTGCAGACATCGATCGTCAACGTCAATAATATCCTGAAAAACATCTCAGGTATGCTGAGAAGACTGATTGGTGAGAATATCAACATAGAGATGAAACTCTCTCCCGGTATCGGCAATATAAGGGCTGATGTCTCTCAAA
The sequence above is a segment of the Fibrobacter sp. genome. Coding sequences within it:
- a CDS encoding response regulator — encoded protein: MEIVSHSLQIEGDQQAQIVLINDVTERLKAEEALKRNEESLSITLNSIGDAVIAADHRAQIIRMNPAAEKMTGWSSQEASGKCLWQICRITKKGSDDNLLPFIFSIKDFNSSVDPLILIGKTGKELLISCNSTPIISREGESEGIVLVLQDITERSHLEEQLRQSQKLELIGQLAGGIAHDFNNILLPIVAYADFVLQKLGEDHPEAENLKEIISAADRAKNLVNQLLAFSRKQLLQTSIVNVNNILKNISGMLRRLIGENINIEMKLSPGIGNIRADVSQIEQILLIIAVNARDAMSDGGTLTFDTSEVELRLKSTSLSPELFNGNYIVVKVTDTGTGMDEKTKSRVFEPFFTTKKKGKGTGLGMATAYGILKQHGGTIQVETEPGKGSSFIIYIPRCFEAETPVLSSHKHSRTDAALCNASILLVEDELIVRSPISRFLTSKGLRVTEAENGKMALDMVVKNAGKFDLLITDLIMPEMNGKELYEKISSMIPGIRVIYMSGYPDDILVDKGVLDNNVNFLHKPFSMELLWNTIQHALKDQKLTEGRFL